Proteins encoded together in one Paracoccus sp. SMMA_5_TC window:
- a CDS encoding cytidine deaminase has translation MALMDAAREVRERAYAPYSGFKVGAAVRGVSGRIYAGCNVENVAYPEGTCAEAGAIAAMVAAGETEIAEVAVIADSQGPVPPCGGCRQKLAEFARAETPVLLGTLRGDALATTVGDLLPGRFDISHMSGRE, from the coding sequence ATGGCATTGATGGATGCGGCGCGCGAGGTGCGCGAAAGGGCCTATGCGCCCTATTCGGGATTCAAGGTCGGCGCGGCGGTGCGCGGCGTTTCGGGGCGCATATATGCCGGCTGCAACGTCGAGAACGTGGCCTATCCCGAGGGCACATGTGCCGAAGCCGGGGCCATCGCCGCGATGGTCGCCGCCGGCGAGACCGAAATCGCCGAGGTGGCGGTGATCGCCGATTCCCAGGGGCCCGTGCCGCCCTGCGGCGGCTGCCGGCAGAAGCTGGCGGAATTTGCCCGCGCGGAAACGCCGGTGCTGCTGGGCACGCTGCGCGGCGACGCCTTGGCGACGACGGTCGGCGATCTGCTGCCGGGGCGTTTCGACATCAGCCACATGTCGGGCCGCGAATGA